A genomic window from Candidatus Kouleothrix ribensis includes:
- a CDS encoding DUF512 domain-containing protein — MEYQPDLKNITGVGGAIAAIVPASIAAELGLQPGDLVLAVGDRQLRDVIDYRFAIAEERIELLVRRGDEQTIYEIEKDADEDLGIEFVEPLFDRLRTCNNKCPFCFLTQMPKGMRKSLYLKDDDYRLGFLYGNFVTLTNLNEHDWQRIEEQHLSPMYVSIHATDRALRAVLLGKADLPDVLEQIGRFGRLGIEVHTQIVALPGINDGAVLHESIRALAEFYPVVQTIAVVPVGLTKYRFTGKRPQSIRAAIHVHETAEWIDTNWERQPLWDAATPSQGQAAGHSGANLSDQLGHCARQIVAADVPMRCFQADEAARVIDLIEPYQHQFRHDLGTGLVYPSDEFYLLSGRAMPAADQYDGMPQYSNGVGMTRDFIDGWARAQRRLPARMPVPTRLTLVCGTLIAPVLQRVADRLNRIEQLSVTLLPVVNQFFGPQVTVSGLLMGADVAAALRAAGTQRALLPRVMFDHSGTRTLDEYTLEQIAAESGAAVALAGEADELLRYVRVLAKATDRTS; from the coding sequence ATGGAATATCAGCCAGATCTGAAGAATATCACTGGCGTGGGCGGTGCCATCGCCGCGATCGTGCCTGCCAGTATTGCCGCTGAGCTGGGCTTGCAGCCCGGCGATCTGGTGCTGGCCGTAGGCGATCGCCAGCTGCGCGATGTGATCGACTATCGCTTCGCTATTGCCGAGGAGCGCATCGAGTTGCTGGTGCGCCGTGGCGACGAGCAGACGATCTACGAGATCGAGAAGGATGCCGACGAGGATCTGGGCATCGAGTTCGTCGAGCCGCTGTTCGACCGGCTGCGTACCTGCAATAATAAGTGCCCGTTCTGCTTCCTCACCCAGATGCCCAAAGGCATGCGCAAGTCGCTCTACCTAAAAGACGATGACTACCGCCTGGGCTTTCTGTATGGTAACTTCGTGACGCTGACCAACCTGAACGAGCACGATTGGCAGCGGATCGAAGAGCAGCACCTCAGCCCGATGTATGTGTCGATCCATGCGACCGACCGCGCGCTGCGCGCGGTGCTGCTTGGTAAGGCCGATCTGCCCGACGTGCTCGAGCAGATCGGCCGCTTTGGCCGGCTGGGCATCGAGGTACACACCCAGATCGTCGCGCTGCCTGGCATTAACGATGGGGCCGTGCTGCACGAGAGCATCCGCGCGCTGGCCGAATTCTACCCGGTTGTGCAGACGATCGCGGTGGTGCCGGTGGGGCTGACCAAGTATCGCTTCACAGGCAAGCGCCCACAGAGCATCCGCGCCGCCATCCATGTCCACGAGACGGCCGAGTGGATCGATACGAACTGGGAGCGCCAGCCACTGTGGGATGCGGCCACGCCCAGCCAGGGCCAGGCGGCCGGGCACTCAGGCGCCAACCTGTCCGATCAGCTTGGCCACTGTGCGCGCCAGATCGTCGCTGCCGATGTGCCGATGCGCTGCTTCCAGGCCGATGAGGCCGCGCGGGTGATCGACCTGATCGAGCCATACCAGCACCAGTTTCGCCACGACCTCGGTACTGGCCTGGTCTATCCTTCCGACGAGTTCTACCTGCTGAGCGGCCGGGCTATGCCCGCCGCCGACCAGTACGACGGCATGCCGCAGTACTCGAATGGCGTGGGCATGACCCGCGACTTTATCGATGGCTGGGCCAGGGCGCAGCGCCGCCTGCCCGCGCGTATGCCCGTGCCTACCAGGCTGACGCTCGTGTGCGGCACGCTGATTGCGCCGGTGCTGCAGCGCGTGGCCGACCGGCTGAACCGGATCGAGCAGCTGTCGGTGACGCTGCTGCCGGTAGTCAACCAGTTCTTCGGCCCACAGGTCACTGTGTCGGGCCTGCTGATGGGCGCCGATGTTGCGGCCGCGCTCAGGGCCGCCGGCACCCAGCGCGCGCTGCTGCCGCGCGTGATGTTCGACCACTCTGGCACACGCACGCTCGACGAATACACGCTCGAGCAGATCGCCGCCGAGTCGGGCGCGGCGGTGGCACTGGCCGGCGAAGCCGATGAGTTGCTGCGCTATGTGCGGGTACTGGCGAAGGCAACCGATCGCACGTCCTGA
- a CDS encoding DUF2723 domain-containing protein — translation MIHGSMAADGSMHAGRRAVWLDHALAAAICAAVLGLYAATLLPGLGSRDTAELQWVVPTLGLAHPTGYPLYTLLGWLWCQLPLGGTPAWRLNLFSAAAAALAVGVVYRVARALGQPMLVAAAAALALAVSRTFWSQATIAEVYGLAALIQALLLLALLRWHAGRWPLWPAGLLLGLGLAHHRTITLMIPGALLCVALSYRANSRCHVGHHAILAALLALLPGCLLYLYVPLRAPGWMHSWAQLWDHISGAALTAAWLDPVRLRVEGLGRVRSLAGRFVWPQFLPAGTLLALFGGLWLLYRDRALAALLLGGYALTCAFCLAYYVDDIEVFFIPAHLIAALLLGEAVAAPLLGWRARGLAGPQVGGLNPQAFRLANSLPLAMLLLPALLLWHNLPALRVLNQPDDEQFARAVMAQPLPQGALVVGDWYATEGPHYLQVIEGQRRDLQFGSNIGRVAIVAALAHGRAVYLTTPDLALGLAQWPEGRLWRVSAAPLEALTTVRLQWSDGIGLTGYTLRAGPYRPGAAVPLLLQWQAQATPSAGYTFFVHLVGPDGQIWGQQDQSPAQAPTNRWQPGTRYADLVSPTLKPGAPPGRYQVTLGWYATPSLQRLSLADAAADFVKLGPIEVAPAAN, via the coding sequence ATGATCCATGGCTCAATGGCCGCCGACGGTAGCATGCACGCCGGCCGTCGCGCGGTATGGCTCGACCATGCGCTGGCCGCTGCGATCTGCGCCGCCGTGCTTGGGCTGTATGCCGCCACGTTGTTGCCCGGCCTGGGCAGCCGCGACACAGCCGAGCTACAGTGGGTTGTGCCAACGCTCGGCCTAGCCCACCCGACCGGCTACCCGCTGTACACATTGCTGGGCTGGCTGTGGTGCCAGCTGCCGCTGGGCGGCACACCGGCCTGGCGCCTGAATCTGTTCTCGGCGGCCGCGGCGGCGCTGGCGGTTGGCGTGGTCTACCGGGTCGCGCGCGCGCTCGGCCAGCCCATGCTGGTCGCGGCGGCCGCTGCGTTGGCGCTGGCGGTGTCGCGCACGTTCTGGTCGCAGGCAACGATCGCCGAGGTGTACGGGCTGGCCGCGCTGATCCAGGCACTGCTGCTGCTGGCGCTGCTGCGCTGGCACGCCGGGCGCTGGCCGCTCTGGCCAGCCGGGCTGCTGCTGGGCCTGGGCCTGGCGCACCACCGCACGATTACGCTCATGATTCCCGGCGCGCTGCTGTGTGTCGCTCTGAGCTACCGGGCCAACAGCCGTTGCCACGTTGGCCACCACGCGATCCTGGCCGCGCTGCTGGCGCTGCTGCCGGGCTGCCTGCTGTACCTGTACGTGCCGCTGCGCGCGCCGGGTTGGATGCACAGCTGGGCGCAGCTCTGGGATCACATCAGCGGCGCGGCGCTCACCGCCGCGTGGCTCGACCCGGTGCGGCTGCGCGTCGAAGGCCTGGGCCGTGTGCGCAGCCTGGCCGGCCGGTTTGTCTGGCCGCAGTTCTTGCCGGCCGGCACGCTGCTGGCGCTGTTCGGCGGGCTGTGGCTGCTGTATCGCGATCGGGCGCTGGCGGCGCTGCTGCTCGGCGGCTACGCGCTCACATGTGCATTCTGCCTGGCCTACTATGTCGATGATATCGAAGTGTTCTTCATTCCGGCGCACCTGATCGCGGCCCTGCTGCTTGGCGAAGCTGTGGCGGCACCGTTGTTAGGCTGGCGGGCGCGCGGCCTTGCCGGGCCACAGGTAGGCGGGCTGAACCCACAAGCATTCAGGCTTGCAAACTCGCTGCCCCTGGCTATGCTGCTGCTGCCGGCGCTGCTGCTGTGGCACAATCTGCCGGCGCTACGCGTGCTTAACCAGCCCGACGATGAGCAGTTCGCCCGCGCGGTGATGGCCCAGCCGCTACCGCAGGGCGCACTGGTGGTGGGCGACTGGTACGCGACTGAAGGGCCGCACTACCTACAGGTGATCGAGGGCCAGCGCCGCGATCTCCAGTTCGGCTCGAATATCGGCCGTGTGGCGATCGTTGCGGCGTTGGCGCACGGGCGCGCGGTGTACCTGACAACCCCCGACCTGGCGCTTGGGTTGGCCCAGTGGCCCGAGGGCCGGCTCTGGCGGGTCAGCGCGGCGCCACTCGAGGCGCTCACAACCGTGCGGCTACAGTGGAGCGACGGCATTGGCCTTACCGGCTACACGTTGCGCGCAGGCCCATACCGGCCGGGCGCGGCGGTGCCGCTATTGCTGCAGTGGCAGGCGCAGGCCACACCGTCGGCCGGCTACACCTTCTTCGTGCATCTGGTCGGCCCCGACGGGCAGATCTGGGGGCAGCAAGATCAGTCGCCGGCCCAGGCGCCAACCAACCGCTGGCAACCCGGCACGCGCTATGCCGATCTGGTGTCGCCCACGCTTAAGCCAGGCGCGCCACCGGGCCGCTACCAGGTCACACTCGGCTGGTATGCCACGCCCTCGCTTCAGCGGCTAAGCCTGGCCGACGCCGCCGCCGATTTCGTGAAGCTCGGCCCGATCGAGGTGGCGCCGGCGGCTAACTAG
- a CDS encoding DUF421 domain-containing protein, which produces MGLLATQSLRDMFQLALPVLEKILRPLIIYGFLVIGLRLAGKRELAQINTFDLVVLLMLSNTVQNAIIGDDSSITGGVIGGASLLLMNYLVVRFLFRRARLDRFLEGAPVRLIEQGRVQQQRLDHELITIDELAAAAHRQGFRSLDDIEECVLETGGSLAFIGKDPAPAQTHYDELVKRLDAISAQLQALQSAGAGRQ; this is translated from the coding sequence ATGGGCTTGCTGGCCACACAATCGCTGCGCGACATGTTCCAGCTCGCGCTACCCGTGCTCGAGAAGATACTTCGCCCGCTGATCATCTACGGCTTTTTAGTGATCGGGCTGCGCCTGGCTGGCAAGCGCGAACTGGCTCAGATCAATACGTTCGACCTGGTCGTGCTGCTGATGCTCTCGAATACGGTGCAGAATGCGATCATCGGCGACGATAGCTCGATCACCGGTGGCGTGATCGGCGGCGCCAGCCTGCTGCTGATGAACTACCTGGTCGTGCGCTTTCTGTTTCGCCGCGCCAGGCTCGACCGATTCTTGGAAGGCGCGCCGGTGCGGCTGATCGAGCAGGGCCGTGTGCAGCAGCAGCGGCTCGATCACGAGCTGATTACGATCGATGAGCTGGCCGCCGCCGCGCATCGGCAGGGCTTCCGCAGCCTCGACGATATCGAGGAGTGCGTGCTCGAAACCGGCGGCTCGCTGGCATTTATCGGCAAAGACCCTGCGCCCGCGCAGACGCACTACGACGAGTTGGTGAAGCGCCTCGATGCAATTAGCGCGCAGCTGCAGGCGCTCCAGTCGGCCGGGGCCGGCCGCCAATGA